From a single Nostoc edaphicum CCNP1411 genomic region:
- a CDS encoding DUF6745 domain-containing protein gives MSLIEKLTPEQEALIPVYREKWRAIALSTERIERDKAAEALKVAYAAFGFEVPEIIFCDSPYAAFSKIFLDKIDHQNDQLRKKLEFSIISRLNKSFLSRKKSFISSRIKQQKVFQPLPEPLVKQIVFSHELTESSIFQGLPYIPDNIYEALFLELDSNGWDDGHRLFYRHLKPELLIKINERLQNQYWRKLANRIGKRLRASLKTRLESDITDVYDKCWQPDKKATSTSVLNFSFKVLNFDYDVKKFQHYQSLIIECGWIFAFEKVAIICDRPLHLRFDNQNRLHAEGEPAIEFTDGYSLYSYHGVTLPEKYGKIHPQRWQSQWLLSEENAELRRVLIQGIGYAKICQELQAIELDFWKEYTLLKIDNDVDEEPIYLLKMTCPSTGFIHALRVPPNMNSAREAIRWVNWGVDPEEFGVQT, from the coding sequence ATGTCGCTGATTGAAAAGTTAACGCCTGAGCAAGAGGCTTTGATTCCAGTTTATCGGGAGAAGTGGAGAGCGATCGCACTTTCAACTGAACGGATTGAGCGAGACAAAGCTGCTGAAGCCTTAAAAGTTGCTTATGCTGCCTTTGGCTTTGAAGTACCTGAGATTATTTTTTGTGATAGTCCGTATGCTGCTTTCAGTAAGATATTTCTAGATAAAATTGACCATCAGAATGACCAATTGAGAAAAAAACTTGAATTCTCAATTATTAGTAGATTAAATAAATCATTTCTAAGCCGTAAAAAATCATTTATAAGCAGCCGAATAAAACAGCAAAAAGTATTTCAGCCTCTCCCAGAACCGCTCGTTAAACAAATAGTATTTTCTCATGAATTAACAGAGTCATCAATATTTCAGGGACTACCATATATACCAGATAATATATACGAGGCTCTTTTCTTGGAATTAGATAGTAACGGTTGGGATGACGGACATAGACTCTTCTATAGACATCTAAAGCCCGAACTCCTAATCAAAATCAACGAAAGGTTACAAAATCAATATTGGAGAAAATTAGCGAACCGGATTGGAAAGCGATTAAGAGCTTCTCTAAAAACACGTTTAGAATCTGATATAACGGACGTTTATGATAAATGCTGGCAACCAGATAAAAAGGCTACATCAACTAGTGTATTAAATTTTTCTTTTAAAGTATTAAATTTTGATTATGATGTAAAAAAATTCCAGCACTATCAATCACTAATTATAGAATGTGGCTGGATCTTTGCTTTTGAAAAAGTAGCAATTATATGCGATCGCCCACTTCACTTACGCTTTGACAATCAAAATCGCCTCCACGCTGAAGGCGAACCCGCTATTGAATTTACTGATGGATATAGCCTCTACTCCTACCACGGCGTAACTTTGCCTGAAAAATACGGTAAAATCCATCCGCAGCGATGGCAATCTCAATGGCTTTTATCGGAGGAAAATGCCGAACTACGCCGAGTGTTAATTCAGGGCATTGGTTACGCTAAAATTTGTCAAGAATTACAAGCAATTGAATTAGATTTTTGGAAAGAATATACTCTATTAAAAATAGATAATGATGTAGATGAAGAACCAATTTACTTATTAAAAATGACTTGCCCTAGTACAGGGTTTATTCACGCCTTGCGAGTTCCACCAAATATGAACTCAGCGCGTGAAGCAATTCGCTGGGTAAATTGGGGCGTAGATCCAGAAGAATTTGGTGTGCAAACATAA
- a CDS encoding Uma2 family endonuclease produces the protein MVKTPSQPSTIPPLENGDKLTRYEFERRYNATPNLKKAELIEGIVYLMPAALRFRSHGQPHGWILTCLGTYEAATPGVALGIEPTVRLDLDNEPQPDVVLLIEPEAGGQTRLSEDDYIEGAPELVVEIAASSAAIDLHGKKQAYRRNGVKEYIVWQVLDQKLTWFSLEQGEYLELVPDNEGVLRSRVFPGLWLAATELLAGNMQGVLKVLQAGLQSAEHEDFIKKLGSHR, from the coding sequence ATGGTGAAAACACCCTCCCAGCCTTCGACAATTCCTCCTTTGGAAAATGGCGACAAACTCACCCGCTACGAATTTGAGCGTCGCTACAATGCCACCCCTAACCTGAAAAAAGCTGAATTAATCGAAGGGATTGTCTATCTCATGCCAGCTGCTCTGCGTTTCCGAAGTCACGGTCAACCGCATGGTTGGATTTTGACATGCCTTGGTACTTACGAAGCTGCAACTCCTGGTGTAGCCTTGGGAATTGAACCTACCGTCCGCTTAGACTTAGATAACGAACCTCAACCCGATGTTGTTCTGTTGATTGAACCGGAAGCAGGTGGTCAAACGCGGCTGAGTGAAGATGATTATATTGAAGGTGCGCCAGAGTTAGTTGTGGAAATTGCTGCTAGTAGTGCGGCTATCGATCTTCATGGCAAAAAACAGGCTTATCGTCGCAACGGTGTCAAAGAATATATTGTTTGGCAAGTTTTAGATCAAAAATTGACTTGGTTTTCTCTGGAACAGGGTGAATATCTAGAATTAGTACCTGACAATGAAGGCGTTTTGCGAAGTCGGGTATTTCCAGGGTTGTGGTTAGCGGCGACAGAATTATTAGCAGGTAATATGCAGGGTGTCTTGAAGGTTTTACAAGCAGGTTTGCAGTCTGCTGAACATGAAGATTTTATCAAGAAATTGGGTAGCCATCGTTGA